A region of Anguilla rostrata isolate EN2019 chromosome 10, ASM1855537v3, whole genome shotgun sequence DNA encodes the following proteins:
- the acacb gene encoding acetyl-CoA carboxylase 2 isoform X3, with amino-acid sequence MEEDWRQPLNWFQCLKRPSMSGLHLVKKGREQRKMDLQRDFAVASPAEFVTRFGGNLVIDKVLIANNGIAAVKCMRSIRRWSYEMFRNERAIRFVVMVTPEDLKANAEYIKMADHYVPVPGGPNNNNYANVELIVDIAKRIPVQAVWAGWGHASENPKLPELLQKAGICFLGPSSKAMWALGDKVASSIVAQSADIPILPWSGSELRVEWAEEDQRLGHVISVPPELYAQGCVRDVDEGLAGAEKIGYPVVIKASEGGGGKGIRKVDCAEDFPSSFRQVQVEVPGSPVFVMQLAEHARHLEVQILADQYGNAISLFGRDCSIQRRHQKIIEEAPATIAATSTFEQMEKYAVRLAKMVGYVSAGTVEYLFSEDGSFHFLELNPRLQVEHPCTEMIGDVNLPAAQLQIGMGIPLHRIKDIRVLYGESPWGDTPINFEAPECAPSPRGHVIAARITSENPDEGFKPSSGTVQELNFRSSKNVWGYFSVGAAGGLHEFADSQFGHCFSWGENREEAISNMVVAMKELSIRGDFRTTVEYLIKLLETESFRNNDIDTGWLDHLIAEKVQAERPDTMLAVVCGSLHVVDASFRKSMSDFLHSLERGQVLPAASLLNTLDMDLIYEGIKYCLKVARQSPTTYVIIMNGSDIEIDAHRMSDGGLLLSYNGCSYTTYMKEEVESYRITIGNKTCVFEKEKDPTVLRSPSAGKLLQYMVEDGGHVCAGNSYAEIEVMKMVMALSVQESGCVHFVKRPGAVLEPGCIVAHLELDDPSSLQPVELNRAALPPQEPLPITGEKLHQVFHTVLENLAKIMDGFCLPEPYFSNKLKQWVSTLMKTLRDPSLPLLELQEIMTSVSGRIPASVEKAIRKVMAQYASNITSVLCQFPSQRIANILDSHAATLQRKSDREVFFMNTQSIVQLVQRYRSGIRGYMKSVVLDLLKRYLEVETQFQQAHYDKCVINLREQYKPNMTPVLECIFSHAQVSKKNILVTMLIDQLCGRDPTLADELMVILNELTQLSKVENSKVALRARQVLIASHLPSYELRHNQVESIFLSAIDMYGHQFCPENLKKLILSETSIFDVLPNFFYHSNRVVCMAALEVYVRRGYIAYELNSLQHHQLQDGTCAVDFQFMLPTSHPNRESSPTLSRVSVPVNCTQFEIRRQGSELFLEGALSPPCQRMGAMVAFHCFEDFKRNFDEVISSFAEPLLESPLFSEACSTLYDEENCKNMKDNPIHILNVSIKTADTEDDDKLVTEFSAYAQSKKAILFEHGIRRITFLVAQKREFPKFFTFRARDEFQEDRIYRNLEPALAFQLELSRMRNFDLAAVPCANHKMHLYLGAARVEEGAEVTDYRFFIRAIIRHSDLITKEASFEYLQNEGERLLLEAMDELEVAFSNTHVRTDCNHIFLNFVPTVIMDPSKIEESVRSMVMRYGSRLWKLRVLQAELKINIRLTPVGTAIPIRLFLTNESGYYLDISLYKEVTDLSSGQIMFQSYGDKQGLLHGMLINTPYVTKDLLQSKRFQAQTLGTTYVYDFPEMFRQALFKMWGSGDSYPEDVLICTEMVLDPQGQLVQMNRLPGDNEVGMVAFRMKMKTPEYPEGREIIVISNDITHKIGSFGPQEDLLFLRASELAREEGIPRVYVSANSGARIGLAEEIRHKFQVAWVDPGDPYKGFKYLYLTPQDYTRISSTNSVHCQHVEEGGESRYIITDIIGMEEGLGVENLRGSGTIAGETSLAYDEIVTISMVTCRAIGIGAYLVRLGQRVIQVENSHIILTGSGALNKVLGREVYTSNNQLGGVQIMHNNGVTHSIVPDDFEGVFTILQWLSYMPKNKHSPVPVLPPTDPVEREVDFTPTKAPYDPRWLLAGRPHPTIKGSWQSGFFDHGSFMEVMGSWAQTVVVGRARLGGIPLGVIAVETRTVEVTVPADPANLDSEAKLLQQAGQVWFPDSAFKTAQAVRDFGREQLPLMVFANWRGFSGGMKDMYDQVLKFGAYIVDSLREFRQPVLVYIPPHAELRGGSWVVIDPTINPLCMELYADRESRGGVLEAEGTVEIKFRRKDLLKTMRRIDPPYARLAEQLGTPELLEKDRKELESKLKAREEFLLPIYHQVAVQFVDLHDTPGRMQEKGVISDILEWKNARSFFYWRLRRLLLEQVVKGEILQANKELSDGHIQSMLRRWFVETEGTVKAYLWDNNKVVVEWLEKHLSEEDGNRSAIRENIKYLKRDYALKHIRSLVQANPEVAMDCIIHMSQNITPSQRAKISHLLATMDSATST; translated from the exons gtCCTGATAGCCAATAACGGCATCGCAGCGGTGAAGTGCATGCGCTCCATACGCCGCTGGTCCTACGAGATGTTCCGGAACGAGCGCGCCATTCGCTTCGTGGTGATGGTCACCCCCGAGGACCTGAAGGCCAACGCAG AGTACATCAAAATGGCCGACCACTACGTGCCGGTCCCCGGCGGcccaaacaacaacaactacgCCAACGTGGAGCTGATCGTGGACATCGCCAAGAGGATCCCCGTGCAG GCCgtgtgggcggggtggggtcaCGCGTCCGAAAACCCCAAACTCCCGGAGCTGCTGCAGAAAGCCGGGATATGCTTTTTAG GTCCCTCCAGCAAGGCCATGTGGGCCCTGGGAGACAAGGTGGCCTCGTCCATCGTGGCGCAAAGCGCGGACATCCCCATCCTGCCCTGGAGCGGATCAG AACTGCGGGTGGAGTGGGCGGAGGAGGACCAGCGGCTGGGTCACGTGATCAGCGTCCCGCCGGAACTCTACGCGCAGGGCTGCGTGCGCGACGTCGACGAGGGGCTCGCG GGGGCGGAGAAGATCGGGTATCCCGTGGTGATCAAAGCttctgaggggggcgggggaaaggGCATCAGGAAGGTGGACTGCGCCGAGGACTTCCCCAGTTCCTTCAGACAG GTGCAAGTGGAGGTGCCGGGCTCGCCCGTGTTCGTCATGCAGTTGGCGGAGCACGCGCGCCACCTGGAGGTGCAGATCCTGGCGGACCAGTACGGCAACGCCATCTCCCTGTTCGGCCGCGACTGCTCCATCCAGAGGAGGCACCAGAAGATCATCGAGGAGGCCCCCGCCACCATCGCCGCGACCTCCACCTTCGAGCAGATGGAGAAG TACGCTGTGCGGCTGGCTAAGATGGTGGGCTACGTGAGCGCGGGGACCGTGGAGTACCTCTTCTCTGAAGACGGTAGCTTCCATTTCCTGGAACTCAACCCCCGTCTGCAGGTGGAGCACCCCTGCACGGAGATGATCGGAGACGTCAACCTCCCGGCCGCCCAGCTCCAG ATTGGCATGGGGATCCCCCTTCACAGAATCAAGGACATCCGTGTGCTGTATGGGGAGAGTCCGTGGGGGGACACGCCGATCAACTTCGAGGCCCCGGAGTGCGCCCCCAGTCCCAGGGGTCACGTCATCGCAGCTCGGATCACCAGCGAGAACCCCGACGAG GGCTTCAAACCCAGCTCGGGCACCGTGCAGGAGCTCAACTTTCGCAGCAGCAAGAACGTGTGGGGCTACTTCAGcgtgggggcggcggggggccTGCACGAGTTCGCCGATTCCCAGTTCGGACACTGCTTCTCCTGGGGGGAGAACCGCGAGGAAGCCATCTC GAACATGGTGGTGGCCATGAAGGAGCTGTCCATCCGCGGGGACTTCCGGACCACCGTGGAGTACCTGATCAAGCTGCTGGAGACAGAGAGCTTCCGGAACAACGACATCGACACCGGCTGGCTGGACCACCTCATCGCGGAGAAGGTGCAG gcggAAAGGCCCGACACCATGCTGGCTGTCGTCTGCGGGTCGCTTCACGTGGTCGACGCCAGCTTCAGGAAGAGCATGTCGGACTTCCTGCACTCTCTGGAGAG GGGTCAGGTGTTGCCCGCTGCTAGTCTCCTGAACACTTTGGACATGGACCTAATCTACGAAGGCATCAAGTACTGTCTGAAG GTGGCGCGCCAGTCCCCCACCACGTACGTCATCATCATGAACGGCTCGGACATCGAGATCGACGCGCACAGAATGAGCGACGGAGGTCTGCTGCTGTCCTACAACGGCTGCAGCTACACCACCTACATGAAGGAGGAAGTGGAGAG CTACCGAATCACAATAGGCAACAAGACGTGCGTGTTCGAGAAGGAGAAAGACCCAACGGTGCTTAGgtcgccctctgctggcaaACTGCTGCAGTACATGGTGGAAGACGGAGGCCATGTATGTGCAGGGAATTCCTATGCAGAAATTGAG GTGATGAAGATGGTGATGGCGCTGAGCGTGCAGGAGTCGGGCTGCGTGCACTTCGTCAAGCGGCCCGGCGCCGTGCTGGAGCCCGGCTGCATCGTGGCCCACCTGGAGCTGGACGACCCCAGCAGCCTGCAGCCG gtggaGCTGAACAGGGCCGCCCTGCCTCCCCAGGAGCCCCTGCCCATCACCGGGGAGAAGCTGCACCAGGTCTTCCACACCGTGCTGGAGAACCTGGCCAAGATCATGGACGGCTTCTGCCTCCCCGAGCCCTACTTCAGCAACAAG ctgaagcagtggGTCAGCACCCTGATGAAGACGCTGCGGGACCCCTCCCTGCcgctgctggagctgcaggagatCATGACCAGCGTCTCCGGCCGGATCCCCGCCTCCGTGGAGAAGGCCATCCGCAAGGTGATGGCGCAGTACGCCAGCAACATCACCTCCGTGCTCTGCCAGTTCCCCAGTCAGAGG ATCGCCAACATCCTGGACAGCCACGCCGCGACACTGCAGAGGAAGTCTGACAGGGAGGTGTTCTTCATGAACACCCAGAGCATCGTGCAGCTCGTCCAAAG GTACCGTAGCGGAATTCGCGGGTACATGAAGTCGGTGGTGCTGGATCTGCTGAAGAGGTACCTGGAGGTGGAGACGCAGTTCCAGCAAG CTCACTATGACAAGTGTGTGATCAACCTGCGGGAGCAGTACAAGCCCAACATGACGCCCGTGCTGGAGTGCATCTTCTCCCACGCCCAGGTCTCCAAGAAGAACATCCTGGTGACCATGCTCATC GACCAGCTGTGCGGGCGGGACCCCACCCTGGCCGACGAGCTGATGGTCATCCTGAACGAGCTCACGCAGCTCAGCAAGGTGGAGAACTCCAAGGTGGCCCTGCGGGCCCGACAG GTGCTGATAGCGTCCCACCTGCCGTCCTACGAGCTGAGGCACAACCAGGTGGAGTCCATCTTCCTCTCGGCCATCGACATGTACGGACACCAGTTCTGCCCCGAGAACCTCAAG AAGCTCATCCTGTCCGAGACCTCCATCTTCGACGTCCTGCCCAACTTCTTCTACCACAGCAACCGGGTGGTGTGCATGGCTGCCCTGGAG gtgtacGTGCGCAGGGGCTACATCGCATACGAGCTCAACAGCCTCCAGCACCACCAGCTGCAGGATGGCACCTGTGCTGTGGACTTCCAGTTCATGCTGCCCACATCCCACCCCAACAG AGAAAGCAGCCCCACTCTGAGCAG GGTGTCCGTCCCCGTGAACTGCACTCAGTTCGAGATCCGGCGGCAGGGCAGCGAGCTcttcctggagggggcgctctCCCCGCCCTGCCAGAGGATGGGCGCCATGGTGGCCTTCCATTGTTTCGAGGACTTCAAGAG gaATTTCGACGAGGTGATCTCCAGCTTCGCCGAGCCCCTGTTGGAGAGCCCGCTGTTCTCCGAGGCCTGCTCCACCCTGTACGACGAGGAGAACTGCAAG AACATGAAGGACAACCCCATCCACATCCTCAACGTGTCCATCAAGACCGCCGACACGGAGGACGACGACAAGCTGGTGACGGAGTTCAGCGCCTACGCCCAGTCCAAG AAAGCCATACTTTTTGAACATGGAATAAGaagaatcacatttctagtggCACAGAAG AGGGAATTTCCAAAGTTCTTCACTTTCAGAGCTAGAGATGAG TTCCAGGAGGACAGAATCTACCGGAACCTGGAGCCGGCGCTGGCCTTCCAGCTGGAGCTGAGCCGCATGCGCAACTTCGACCTGGCGGCGGTGCCCTGCGCCAACCACAAGATGCACCTGTACCTGGGCGCCGCCCGCGTGGAGGAGGGCGCCGAGGTCACCGACTACCGCTTCTTCATCCGCGCCATCATACGCCACTCCGACCTCATCACCAAG gaagCCTCCTTCGAGTACCTGCAGAACGAGGGGGAGCGGCTCCTCCTGGAGGCCATGGACGAGCTGGAGGTGGCCTTCAGCAACACCCACGTGCGCACCGACTGCAACCACATCTTCCTCAACTTCGTCCCCACGGTCATCATGGACCCCTCCAAG ATCGAGGAGTCCGTGCGCTCCATGGTGATGCGGTACGGCAGTCGGCTCTGGAAGCTCCGTGTCCTGCAGGCCGAGCTGAAGATCAACATCCGCCTGACGCCCGTGGGCACCGCCATCCCCATCCGCCTCTTCCTCACCAACGAGTCGGGCTACTACCTGGACATCAGCCTGTACAAGGAGGTGACCGACCTCAGCTCCGGACAG atcATGTTCCAGTCGTACGGGGACAAGCAGGGGCTCCTCCACGGCATGCTCATCAACACCCCCTACGTCACCAAGGACCTTCTGCAGTCCAAGAGGTTCCAGGCCCAGACACTGGGGACCACCTACGTGTATGACTTCCCCGAGATGTTCAGACAG GCTCTGTTCAAGATGTGGGGCTCCGGGGACAGTTACCCCGAAGACGTGCTGATCTGCACCGAGATGGTGCTGGACCCCCAGGGGCAACTGGTGCAGATGAACCGGCTCCCTGGCGACAACGAG GTGGGCATGGTGGCGTTCCGCATGAAGATGAAGACGCCGGAGTACCCCGAGGGCCGGGAGATCATCGTGATCAGCAACGACATCACCCACAAGATCGGGTCGTTCGGGCCGCAGGAGGACCTGCTGTTCCTGCGGGCGTCGGAGCTGGCGCGGGAGGAGGGCATCCCACGCGTCTACGTCTCCGCCAACAGCGGCGCCCGCATCGGCCTGGCCGAGGAGATCCGACACAAGTTCCAGGTGGCCTGGGTGGACCCGGGGGACCCCTACAAG GGTTTCAAATACCTGTACCTGACACCCCAGGACTACACCCGCATCAGCTCCACCAACTCTGTGCACTGCCAGCACGTGGAGGAGGGCGGGGAGTCCAG gtacaTCATCACTGACATCATCGGGATGGAGGAGGGGCTTGGCGTGGAGAACCTGCGGGGGTCCGGCACCATCGCCGGGGAGACGTCCCTGGCGTATGACGAAATCGTCACCATCAGCATG gtgaccTGCAGGGCCATTGGGATCGGCGCCTATTTGGTGCGCCTGGGCCAGCGGGTCATCCAGGTGGAGAACTCCCACATCATCCTCACGGGGTCCGGCGCCCTCAACAag GTGCTGGGGCGCGAGGTGTACACCTCGAACAACCAGCTCGGGGGGGTGCAGATCATGCACAACAACGGGGTCACGCACTCCATCGTACCGGACGACTTTGAGGGCGTCTTCACCATCCTGCAGTGGCTCTCCTATATGCCAAAG AACAAGCACAGTCCTGTGCCGGTCCTGCCGCCCACGGACCCGGTGGAGAGGGAGGTCGACTTCACCCCCACCAAGGCCCCCTATGACCCACGCTGGCTGCTGGCCGGGAGGCCCCATCCCa CGATCAAGGGCTCCTGGCAGAGCGGCTTCTTCGACCACGGCTCCTTCATGGAGGTGATGGGTTCCTGGGCGCAGACTGTGGTGGTGGGACGAGCCAG GTTAGGAGGAATCCCGCTGGGGGTCATCGCCGTGGAGACGCGCACTGTGGAGGTCACCGTTCCCGCGGATCCGGCCAACCTGGACTCCGAGGCCAAA ctcctgcagcaggcGGGGCAGGTGTGGTTCCCGGACTCGGCCTTCAAGACGGCCCAGGCCGTGCGGGACTTTGGGCGCGAGCAGCTCCCTCTGATGGTGTTCGCCAACTGGAGGGGCTTCTCCGGAGGAATGAAGG ACATGTACGACCAGGTGCTGAAGTTCGGGGCCTACATCGTGGACAGCCTGCGGGAGTTCCGGCAGCCCGTCCTGGTCTACATCCCCCCCCACGCCGAGCTCAGGGGGGGCTCCTGGGTGGTGATCGACCCCACCATCAACCCCCTGTGCATGGAGCTCTACGCCGACCGGGAGagcag GGGCGGAGTCCTGGAGGCGGAGGGCACGGTGGAGATCAAGTTCCGCAGGAAGGACCTTCTGAAGACCATGCGCCGGATCGACCCCCCCTACGCCCGGCTGGCTGAGCAGCTAG GCACCCCGGAGCTGTTGGAGAAAGACCGCAAGGAGCTGGAGAGCAAGCTGAAGGCCCGGGAGGAGTTCCTGCTGCCCATCtaccaccaggtggcagtgCAGTTCGTGGACCTCCACGACACCCCGGGGAGGATGCAGGAGAAGGGCGTGATTTCG GACATCCTGGAATGGAAGAACGCGAGAAGCTTCTTCTACTGGCGTCTCCGGCGCCTTCTGCTGGAGCAGGTGGTGAAGGGCGAGATCCTGCAGGCCAACAAGGAGCTGAGCGATGGGCACATCCAGTCCATGCTGCGCCGCTGGTTCGTGGAGACCGAGGGGACCGTCAAG GCATACCTGTGGGATAATAACAAAGTGGTGGTGGAGTGGCTGGAGAAGCACTTGTCAGAGGAAGACGGGAACCGGTCAGCCATCAGGGAGAACATCAAGTACCTGAAGAGAGACTACGCCCTGAAGCACATCCGCAG CTTGGTCCAGGCCAATCCAGAGGTGGCCATGGACTGCATCATCCACATGAGCCAGAACATCACTCCCTCTCAAAGGGCCAAAATCTCCCACCTCCTGGCCACCATGGACAGCGCGACCTCCACCTGA